Proteins encoded together in one Gammaproteobacteria bacterium window:
- a CDS encoding SAM-dependent chlorinase/fluorinase, whose amino-acid sequence MIVTATDFGSTGPYLGQMKAVLAREAPGVTVIDLFTDLPAFEIQAAAYLLAAYVGEFVPGTVFLAVVDPGVGGARRAAVVRADGRWYVGPDNGLFNVIARRAAQLQWWDIDWRPRQLSHTFHGRDLFAPVAARLARGDSVPGQPVEPATQRLQDWPAELARIVYVDRYGNLLSGMRAAGVREEDILEAGALRLRHAWTFADVERGQAFWYGNANGLVEIAVNQGRASELVGLHVGDAVRFQARRGEGA is encoded by the coding sequence ATGATCGTTACCGCCACAGATTTCGGCAGTACCGGACCCTACCTGGGGCAGATGAAGGCCGTGCTGGCGCGTGAGGCACCGGGCGTGACCGTGATCGATCTGTTTACTGATCTACCGGCCTTCGAGATCCAGGCAGCGGCGTACCTGCTGGCGGCGTATGTCGGGGAATTCGTGCCGGGTACGGTATTCCTCGCGGTCGTCGATCCCGGGGTGGGTGGTGCACGCCGTGCGGCTGTTGTCCGGGCCGACGGCCGCTGGTACGTCGGCCCGGACAACGGCCTGTTCAACGTCATCGCGCGCCGCGCGGCACAGTTGCAGTGGTGGGACATCGACTGGCGCCCGCGGCAGCTCTCGCATACCTTCCACGGCCGCGATCTGTTCGCGCCGGTCGCTGCGCGTCTCGCGCGCGGGGACAGCGTGCCGGGTCAGCCGGTGGAGCCCGCAACGCAACGGCTGCAGGACTGGCCGGCAGAGCTCGCCCGTATCGTGTATGTGGATCGCTACGGCAATCTGCTGAGCGGCATGCGCGCCGCCGGCGTGCGGGAGGAGGACATCCTCGAGGCGGGCGCACTGCGGCTGCGGCACGCGTGGACCTTCGCCGACGTCGAGCGTGGTCAGGCATTCTGGTACGGCAATGCCAACGGCCTGGTCGAGATTGCCGTCAATCAGGGTCGGGCGAGCGAGTTGGTCGGGTTGCACGTGGGGGACGCAGTGCGTTTCCAGGCGCGTCGCGGGGAGGGGGCATGA
- the rplQ gene encoding 50S ribosomal protein L17, which translates to MRHRNTGRQLSRNSSHRKAMLRNMTTSLLNHEVIKTTVPKAKELRKVAEPLITLAKIDSVHKRRIAFARLRDRDMVTKLFNELGPRYKERPGGYLRILKMGFRPGDKAPMALVELVDRPEPAAEAAAE; encoded by the coding sequence ATGCGTCACCGCAACACTGGACGGCAGCTCAGCCGCAACAGCAGTCACCGCAAGGCGATGCTGCGCAATATGACCACGTCGCTGTTGAATCATGAAGTGATCAAGACGACGGTGCCGAAGGCCAAGGAACTGCGCAAGGTCGCGGAGCCGCTCATCACACTGGCCAAGATCGACAGCGTCCACAAGCGCCGCATCGCCTTCGCGCGCCTGCGTGATCGCGACATGGTGACCAAGCTGTTCAACGAGTTGGGGCCGCGCTACAAGGAGCGTCCCGGTGGTTACCTGCGTATCCTGAAGATGGGCTTCCGTCCCGGCGACAAGGCCCCGATGGCCCTGGTCGAGCTGGTCGATCGTCCGGAGCCGGCGGCCGAAGCCGCCGCGGAGTAA
- the rpoA gene encoding DNA-directed RNA polymerase subunit alpha — protein MQGKVNEFLKPRIVDIQTINERHAKVTIEPLERGFGHTLGNALRRILLSSMPGAAVVNVEIEGVLHEYSTIEGVQEDVIDILLNLKGLALKMHSRDETVLTLKKKGPGVVTAGDIALDHDVEIMNRDHVIANLTKAGELNMSLKLAKGRGYQPATQRDGIEGSDRPIGSLQLDASFSPVSKVTYAVDRARVEQRTDLDKLVIDIETNGTIDPEEAVRRAATILQEQLSVFVDLQGKEVEQVEARSADIDPILLRPVDDLELTVRSANCLKAESIYFIGDLIQRTEVELLKAPNLGKKSLTEIKDVLASHGLSLGMRLDNWPPAGLSREKVSA, from the coding sequence ATGCAAGGCAAGGTCAACGAATTCCTCAAGCCGCGCATTGTCGACATCCAGACGATCAATGAGCGGCATGCCAAGGTCACGATCGAACCGCTGGAGCGCGGTTTCGGTCATACCCTTGGCAATGCGTTACGCCGTATTCTGCTGTCGTCCATGCCGGGCGCGGCGGTGGTGAACGTCGAAATCGAGGGCGTCCTGCATGAGTATTCGACCATCGAAGGTGTGCAGGAGGATGTCATCGATATCCTGCTGAACCTGAAGGGTCTGGCGCTCAAGATGCACAGCCGCGATGAGACCGTGCTCACCCTGAAGAAGAAGGGTCCGGGTGTGGTGACCGCCGGCGACATCGCCCTGGACCACGACGTCGAGATCATGAATCGGGACCATGTCATCGCCAACCTGACCAAGGCAGGCGAACTGAACATGAGCCTGAAGCTCGCCAAGGGTCGCGGCTATCAGCCGGCCACGCAACGCGACGGCATTGAGGGCAGTGACCGTCCCATCGGCAGTCTGCAGCTGGACGCGTCCTTCAGCCCGGTCAGCAAGGTGACCTACGCGGTCGACCGGGCGCGTGTCGAGCAGCGCACCGACCTGGACAAGCTGGTCATCGACATCGAGACCAACGGTACCATCGATCCGGAAGAGGCCGTGCGCCGCGCCGCGACGATCCTGCAGGAACAGCTGTCGGTGTTCGTGGATCTGCAGGGCAAGGAGGTCGAACAGGTGGAGGCCCGTTCCGCCGATATCGATCCGATTCTGCTGCGCCCGGTCGACGACCTGGAGCTGACGGTGCGTTCGGCGAACTGCCTGAAGGCGGAGAGCATCTATTTCATCGGTGACCTGATACAGCGCACCGAGGTGGAATTGCTCAAGGCCCCGAACCTTGGCAAGAAGTCGCTCACCGAGATCAAGGATGTGCTGGCGTCGCATGGCCTGTCGCTGGGTATGCGCCTGGACAACTGGCCACCGGCCGGCCTGAGTCGAGAGAAGGTCAGCGCTTAA
- the rpsD gene encoding 30S ribosomal protein S4, translating to MAKYTGSKCRQCRREGGKLFLKGEKCYMSKCPVESRPFPPGQHGQRRTRLSEYAGQLREKQKLRRIYGVLENQFHSYYVEAARRKGSTGENLLQLLECRLDNVVYRMGFAVSRSEARQLVRHNAVTVNGRKLNIPSAQVSPNDVIAVSEKARKQSRIQSAVDLAQQRGVSDWMNVDATKMEGVFKSRPERSELPPEINEQLVVELYSK from the coding sequence ATGGCAAAGTATACCGGTTCCAAATGCCGTCAGTGCCGCCGCGAAGGCGGCAAGCTGTTCCTGAAGGGCGAGAAGTGCTACATGAGCAAGTGCCCGGTGGAGAGCCGTCCGTTCCCACCCGGTCAGCACGGCCAGCGTCGCACCCGTCTGTCGGAGTACGCGGGTCAGCTGCGCGAGAAGCAGAAGCTGCGGCGCATCTATGGCGTGCTGGAAAACCAGTTCCACAGCTATTACGTCGAGGCCGCGCGCCGCAAGGGTTCGACCGGTGAAAACCTGTTGCAACTCCTCGAGTGCCGCCTTGACAACGTCGTGTATCGCATGGGTTTCGCAGTCTCACGTTCGGAGGCGCGCCAGCTCGTGCGCCACAACGCCGTGACCGTGAACGGCCGTAAGCTGAATATCCCTTCCGCGCAGGTGAGCCCGAACGATGTGATCGCGGTGTCGGAGAAGGCCCGCAAGCAGTCGCGCATCCAGAGTGCCGTCGACCTCGCACAGCAGCGGGGGGTGTCGGATTGGATGAACGTCGACGCGACGAAGATGGAAGGCGTCTTCAAATCACGACCGGAACGCAGCGAACTGCCGCCGGAGATCAACGAGCAGCTGGTGGTGGAGCTGTACTCCAAGTAA
- the rpsK gene encoding 30S ribosomal protein S11: MAKPAPRTKKKVKKNVVDGIVHVHASFNNTIITVTDRQGNALSWATAGGSGFRGSRKSTPFAAQVAAERAARAAQEFGLKNVEVMVKGPGPGRDSAVRALHTVGFKVTNIQDVTPIPHNGCRPPKKRRV; encoded by the coding sequence ATGGCTAAACCGGCTCCCCGTACCAAGAAGAAGGTCAAGAAGAACGTCGTCGACGGCATCGTCCACGTCCATGCCTCCTTCAACAATACCATCATCACCGTCACCGATCGTCAGGGGAACGCACTGTCCTGGGCGACCGCCGGCGGTTCCGGTTTCCGCGGCTCGCGCAAGAGCACCCCGTTCGCAGCCCAGGTGGCGGCGGAGCGGGCCGCCAGGGCGGCCCAGGAATTCGGCCTGAAGAACGTCGAGGTGATGGTGAAGGGTCCCGGACCGGGCCGTGATTCCGCTGTCCGTGCGTTGCACACCGTCGGGTTCAAGGTCACCAATATCCAGGACGTGACCCCGATTCCGCATAATGGCTGCCGCCCACCGAAAAAGCGTCGCGTCTGA
- the rpsM gene encoding 30S ribosomal protein S13, with protein MARIAGINIPVNKHAVIALTAIYGVGRVRAQAICAATGIPPDRKIKDLAEGEVEALRTEVGKYIVEGDLRRTVSMSIKRLMDLGCYRGLRHRRGLPLRGQRTRTNARTRKGPRRPIRK; from the coding sequence ATGGCCCGTATTGCTGGTATCAATATCCCGGTAAACAAGCACGCCGTCATCGCTTTGACGGCCATCTACGGCGTCGGCCGCGTCCGCGCGCAGGCGATCTGTGCCGCGACCGGCATCCCGCCGGACCGGAAGATCAAAGACCTGGCCGAAGGTGAGGTCGAGGCGCTGCGTACCGAAGTCGGCAAGTACATCGTCGAAGGCGATCTGCGCCGCACCGTATCCATGAGCATCAAGCGCCTGATGGATCTCGGCTGCTACCGTGGCCTGCGGCATCGCCGCGGCCTGCCGCTGCGCGGCCAGCGCACCCGTACCAATGCCCGTACCCGCAAGGGTCCGCGGCGCCCGATCCGCAAGTAG
- the rpmJ gene encoding 50S ribosomal protein L36: protein MKVRASVKRICRNCKIVRRKGVVRVICKDARHKQRQG, encoded by the coding sequence ATGAAAGTTAGAGCGTCTGTCAAAAGAATCTGCCGCAACTGCAAGATCGTCCGGCGCAAGGGCGTGGTGCGCGTGATCTGTAAGGATGCCCGCCACAAGCAGCGCCAGGGTTGA
- the secY gene encoding preprotein translocase subunit SecY, translated as MASPASTLAGTVGDLGKLKELRQRLLFVLGAMIVYRLGTFIPVPGIDPHVLASLADQQRGTILDMFNMFSGGALERLSMFALGIMPYISASIIIQLLTVTVPSLEQLKKEGEAGRRKITQYTRYSTVGLATLQAVGIAVGLQGQSFGNAPLVIAAGPAFVLTTVVTLVTGTIFLMWLGEQITERGVGNGISIIIFAGIVAGLPAAIGGTLELARTGELNILAILFLFALALAVTAFVVFVERGQRRITVNYARRQQGRQVYAAQSTHLPLKLNMAGVIPPIFASSIILFPATLGSWFGASEGMGWMKDLASTLSPGQPLYVLMYALAIIFFCFFYTALVFNARETADNLKKSGAFIPGIRPGEQTARYIDGVMTRLTLAGAIYITAVCLMPEFLILYWNVPFYFGGTSLLIIVVVVMDFMAQVQAHLMSHQYEGLMKKANLKSQGKTGLLR; from the coding sequence GTGGCAAGCCCGGCCTCGACACTGGCAGGAACCGTCGGCGACCTGGGCAAACTCAAGGAGTTACGCCAGCGTCTGCTGTTCGTGCTGGGGGCCATGATCGTCTATCGCCTCGGCACCTTCATTCCGGTGCCGGGTATCGATCCGCATGTGCTCGCATCACTGGCCGATCAGCAGCGCGGGACCATCCTGGACATGTTCAACATGTTCTCGGGCGGCGCGCTGGAACGTCTCTCGATGTTCGCGCTGGGAATCATGCCGTACATCTCGGCGTCGATCATCATCCAGCTGCTGACCGTGACGGTGCCGAGTCTGGAGCAGCTGAAGAAGGAAGGCGAGGCCGGGCGACGCAAGATCACGCAGTACACGCGCTACAGTACGGTCGGCCTGGCCACGCTGCAGGCCGTTGGCATCGCGGTGGGCCTGCAAGGGCAGTCATTCGGCAACGCGCCACTGGTGATCGCGGCCGGTCCGGCGTTCGTACTGACGACTGTGGTGACACTGGTCACCGGCACCATCTTCTTGATGTGGCTGGGCGAACAGATCACCGAGCGCGGTGTCGGTAACGGCATCTCGATCATCATTTTCGCGGGCATCGTGGCCGGTCTGCCGGCGGCGATCGGTGGGACGCTGGAACTGGCGCGCACGGGTGAACTGAACATTCTGGCGATTCTGTTCCTGTTCGCCCTCGCATTGGCGGTGACGGCCTTCGTGGTGTTCGTCGAGCGCGGCCAGCGACGCATCACCGTGAATTATGCACGACGGCAGCAGGGGCGTCAGGTGTACGCGGCGCAGAGCACCCATCTGCCGCTGAAGCTGAACATGGCGGGCGTGATCCCGCCGATCTTCGCCTCGAGCATCATCCTGTTCCCGGCGACCTTGGGCAGTTGGTTCGGGGCCAGCGAAGGCATGGGCTGGATGAAGGACCTCGCGAGCACGCTGTCGCCCGGGCAGCCGCTGTATGTGCTGATGTATGCGCTGGCGATCATATTCTTCTGCTTTTTCTACACCGCGCTGGTGTTCAACGCGCGGGAAACGGCGGACAATCTGAAGAAGTCCGGTGCGTTCATCCCGGGGATCCGGCCGGGCGAACAGACGGCCCGTTACATCGACGGTGTGATGACCCGGCTGACACTGGCGGGTGCCATCTATATCACCGCGGTGTGCCTGATGCCGGAGTTCCTGATCCTGTACTGGAACGTACCATTCTATTTCGGTGGCACGTCCTTGCTGATCATTGTGGTGGTGGTCATGGACTTCATGGCCCAGGTGCAGGCCCATCTGATGTCTCATCAGTACGAGGGCCTGATGAAGAAGGCCAACCTGAAGAGCCAGGGCAAGACGGGGCTGTTGCGCTGA
- the rplO gene encoding 50S ribosomal protein L15, giving the protein MRLNTIKPGAGSKPSPKRVGRGIGSGLGKTCGRGHKGQHSRAGGFRKVGFEGGQMPLQRRLPKVGFRSRIGRTRAEVRLHELAKVDAEVIDLLALKAAGLIGEEIQLAKVILAGELTKPVNLRGVGVTKGARAAIEAAGGKVED; this is encoded by the coding sequence ATGCGGCTGAACACCATCAAACCCGGCGCCGGCAGCAAGCCGTCGCCCAAGCGCGTCGGTCGCGGCATCGGTTCCGGCCTGGGCAAGACCTGCGGCCGTGGCCATAAGGGCCAGCACTCGCGTGCCGGCGGCTTCCGCAAGGTCGGTTTCGAAGGCGGCCAGATGCCGCTGCAGCGTCGCCTGCCGAAGGTGGGCTTCCGGTCACGCATCGGTCGCACGCGTGCGGAAGTCCGGCTCCATGAGCTGGCCAAGGTCGACGCCGAGGTCATCGATCTGCTGGCGCTGAAGGCGGCCGGCCTGATCGGTGAAGAGATCCAGCTGGCCAAGGTCATCCTGGCGGGTGAGTTGACCAAGCCCGTGAATTTGAGAGGCGTCGGCGTGACCAAGGGTGCGCGTGCCGCAATCGAGGCGGCCGGCGGCAAGGTCGAAGACTAA
- the rpmD gene encoding 50S ribosomal protein L30: MAAQKKLKVTLVRSLNGRVQKHKACVSGLGLRRMHHSVEVIDTPEIRGMINKVSYMLQVEEA; this comes from the coding sequence ATGGCCGCTCAGAAGAAGCTCAAAGTCACTCTGGTACGCAGCCTCAATGGCCGCGTCCAGAAGCACAAGGCATGCGTTTCCGGCCTCGGCCTGCGCCGCATGCACCACAGCGTGGAAGTGATCGATACGCCGGAAATACGCGGCATGATCAACAAGGTTTCGTATATGTTGCAGGTTGAGGAAGCGTGA
- the rpsE gene encoding 30S ribosomal protein S5 has product MSSVDSQAQSDGLLEKLVAVNRVAKVVKGGRQFGFAALTVVGDGKGRVGFGTGKAREVPVAIQKAMDSARRNMRAINLREDTLQYAVNGIHGAAKVYMQPASEGTGIIAGGAMRAVLEVLGVKDVLAKCIGSNNPTNVVRATINGLERMHTPEQIAAKRGKSVKEILG; this is encoded by the coding sequence ATGTCGAGTGTTGACTCACAGGCTCAGAGTGACGGCCTTCTCGAGAAACTGGTCGCAGTGAATCGTGTGGCCAAGGTCGTGAAGGGCGGACGCCAATTCGGTTTCGCTGCACTGACGGTGGTCGGCGATGGCAAGGGCCGGGTGGGCTTCGGCACGGGCAAGGCGCGTGAGGTGCCCGTTGCGATCCAGAAGGCGATGGACAGCGCACGCCGCAACATGCGCGCCATCAACCTGCGCGAAGATACGCTGCAGTATGCCGTGAACGGCATCCACGGCGCGGCCAAGGTCTACATGCAGCCGGCCTCTGAAGGTACCGGCATCATCGCCGGCGGCGCCATGCGCGCGGTGCTCGAAGTGCTGGGCGTCAAGGACGTGCTGGCCAAGTGCATCGGTTCCAACAACCCGACCAATGTCGTACGTGCCACCATCAACGGTCTGGAGCGGATGCATACGCCCGAGCAGATCGCGGCCAAGCGCGGCAAGTCAGTGAAGGAAATCCTGGGGTAA
- the rplR gene encoding 50S ribosomal protein L18, which translates to MDKKTTRLRRARKTRARIHETGAFRLCILRTPRHMYAQIIAPNGDQVVAAASTLDKQLRSDLAYTGNAGAAVAVGTLIAEKAKAAGVTRVAFDRSGFKYHGRVKALADAAREAGLQF; encoded by the coding sequence ATGGACAAGAAGACGACACGTTTGCGCCGCGCCCGCAAGACCCGGGCACGCATCCACGAGACGGGTGCTTTCCGGTTGTGCATCTTACGCACGCCGCGGCATATGTACGCCCAGATCATCGCGCCCAACGGCGACCAGGTCGTCGCTGCGGCGTCGACGCTGGACAAGCAATTGCGCAGCGACCTGGCGTACACCGGCAATGCCGGCGCGGCGGTCGCGGTCGGCACGCTGATCGCCGAGAAGGCCAAGGCGGCGGGCGTCACCAGGGTGGCGTTCGACCGTTCCGGATTTAAGTACCACGGCCGAGTGAAGGCGCTGGCGGATGCCGCCCGTGAAGCCGGCCTCCAATTTTAA
- the rplF gene encoding 50S ribosomal protein L6 — translation MSRVAKKPVELPKGVEITVNGADVTVKGPKGSLQQKLHHLVEMKQDGTQLIFAARNAEPGAWAQAGTARALVDNLVTGVSKGFERKLELIGVGYRAQAQGKTLNLTLGFSHPVNYAVPEGVTIETPSQTEIIVRGSNRQQVGQVAADIRAYRPPEPYKGKGVKYSDEVIARKEAKKK, via the coding sequence ATGTCGAGAGTTGCCAAAAAACCTGTTGAGCTGCCGAAGGGCGTCGAGATCACCGTCAATGGTGCCGATGTGACTGTGAAGGGCCCGAAGGGCAGCCTGCAGCAGAAGTTACACCACCTGGTCGAGATGAAGCAGGACGGTACCCAGCTGATCTTCGCTGCGCGTAATGCTGAGCCGGGCGCCTGGGCGCAGGCCGGCACGGCGCGTGCGCTGGTGGATAATCTGGTGACCGGGGTGAGCAAGGGCTTCGAGCGCAAGCTGGAACTGATCGGCGTCGGCTACCGCGCCCAGGCCCAGGGCAAGACGCTGAATCTGACGCTGGGCTTCTCCCACCCGGTGAATTATGCGGTCCCGGAGGGTGTCACCATCGAGACGCCGAGCCAGACCGAGATCATCGTGCGCGGCAGCAATCGTCAGCAGGTCGGGCAGGTCGCCGCGGACATACGCGCGTACCGTCCGCCGGAGCCCTACAAGGGCAAGGGTGTGAAATATTCTGACGAGGTCATTGCGCGGAAGGAAGCGAAGAAGAAGTAA
- the rpsH gene encoding 30S ribosomal protein S8, producing MSMSDPIADFLTRIRNGQAANKAQVTMPASKAKQAVASVLKSEGYISDFVVQDVDRKPQLTVTLKYYEGRPVIESLHRVSRPGLRIYKGKDELPRVLGGLGVAIVSTSKGVMTDREARALGEGGEVLCTVC from the coding sequence ATGAGCATGTCGGACCCAATCGCGGATTTCCTGACCCGCATCCGCAACGGCCAGGCGGCCAACAAGGCGCAGGTCACGATGCCCGCGTCCAAGGCCAAGCAGGCTGTGGCCAGTGTCCTCAAGAGTGAGGGCTATATCAGTGACTTCGTCGTACAGGACGTGGATCGCAAGCCGCAGCTGACCGTTACCCTCAAGTACTACGAGGGTCGGCCGGTGATCGAGTCGCTGCACCGTGTCAGCCGTCCGGGTCTGCGCATCTACAAAGGTAAGGACGAGCTGCCCAGGGTACTGGGCGGTCTGGGTGTCGCCATCGTATCCACCTCCAAGGGTGTGATGACCGACCGTGAAGCGCGCGCCCTCGGCGAGGGTGGCGAGGTGCTGTGCACCGTTTGCTGA
- the rpsN gene encoding 30S ribosomal protein S14 → MAKKSMQARELKRIQTVAKYAAKRAQLKEAIRDPQASYEERVAAVAQLQKLPRDASPSRIQRRCRITGRPRAVYRKFGLCRNKLREAAMRGDVPGLVKASW, encoded by the coding sequence ATGGCAAAGAAATCGATGCAGGCCCGCGAGCTCAAGCGGATACAGACGGTTGCCAAGTACGCTGCCAAGCGTGCACAACTGAAAGAGGCCATTCGCGACCCACAGGCATCCTACGAGGAGCGTGTCGCTGCTGTCGCCCAGCTGCAGAAGCTGCCGCGCGATGCCAGCCCGTCGCGGATCCAGCGTCGTTGTCGTATCACCGGCCGGCCGCGCGCCGTGTACCGCAAGTTCGGTCTGTGCCGCAACAAGTTGCGCGAAGCCGCCATGCGCGGTGACGTCCCGGGCCTGGTAAAGGCCAGCTGGTAG
- the rplE gene encoding 50S ribosomal protein L5 produces the protein MARLHQHYQDTVIKQLMEQFGYKNVMEVPRITKISLNMGVGEAAGDKKIIENAVGDMEKIAGQKAVVTHARKAVAGFKIREGWPIGCKVTLRRTRMYEFLDRLITIAIPRIRDFRGLNGKSFDGRGNYSMGVREQIIFPEIDYDKVDAVRGMDITITTTAKTDAEARALLAAFSFPFRN, from the coding sequence ATGGCGAGATTGCACCAGCACTACCAGGACACTGTGATCAAACAGCTCATGGAGCAGTTTGGCTACAAGAACGTCATGGAAGTGCCCAGAATTACCAAGATCAGCTTGAACATGGGTGTCGGCGAGGCGGCCGGTGACAAGAAGATCATCGAGAACGCCGTCGGCGACATGGAGAAGATCGCCGGGCAGAAGGCGGTGGTAACTCACGCCCGCAAGGCGGTTGCCGGCTTCAAGATTCGCGAAGGCTGGCCCATCGGCTGCAAGGTGACTCTGCGCCGCACACGCATGTATGAGTTCCTGGACCGGCTGATCACCATCGCCATCCCGCGCATCCGCGACTTTCGCGGGTTGAACGGCAAGTCATTCGACGGCCGTGGTAACTACAGCATGGGCGTGCGCGAGCAGATCATCTTCCCGGAAATCGACTACGACAAGGTCGACGCCGTGCGCGGTATGGATATCACCATCACCACCACGGCCAAGACCGACGCGGAAGCCAGGGCGCTGCTGGCGGCGTTCAGCTTCCCGTTCCGCAACTGA
- the rplX gene encoding 50S ribosomal protein L24: MRRVKKGDEVIVIAGRDKGKRGSVLRIVDEERLIIENVNIVKRHTRPNPQAGVPGGIIEREAAIHTSNVMLYNPQSKKGDRVGIRTLEDGRKVRYFKSTNEVVDV, from the coding sequence ATGCGCAGGGTCAAGAAAGGCGACGAGGTGATCGTCATTGCAGGTCGCGACAAGGGCAAGCGCGGTTCCGTGCTGCGTATCGTCGACGAAGAGCGATTGATCATCGAGAACGTGAATATCGTGAAGCGTCATACGCGCCCGAACCCTCAGGCCGGCGTGCCGGGCGGCATCATCGAGCGGGAGGCGGCCATCCATACCTCCAATGTGATGCTGTACAATCCGCAGTCCAAGAAGGGTGACCGCGTGGGTATCCGGACGTTGGAAGACGGTCGGAAGGTTCGGTATTTCAAGTCCACGAATGAAGTCGTGGACGTCTGA
- the rplN gene encoding 50S ribosomal protein L14, which yields MIQMQTMLFAADNSGARQVQCIKVLGGSHRRYAGIGDVIKVSVKEAIPRGKVKKGEVYSAVVVRTRKGVRRPDGSVVRFDTNAAVLLNNKLEPIGTRIFGPVTRELRNEKFMKIVSLAPEVL from the coding sequence ATGATTCAGATGCAGACCATGTTGTTCGCTGCGGATAACAGCGGGGCCCGCCAGGTGCAGTGCATCAAGGTGCTGGGCGGCTCGCACCGTCGCTATGCCGGTATCGGCGACGTGATCAAGGTCAGCGTGAAGGAAGCGATTCCGCGTGGCAAGGTCAAGAAGGGTGAGGTGTACAGTGCGGTAGTCGTGCGTACACGCAAGGGCGTGCGTCGCCCCGACGGTTCGGTGGTACGCTTCGATACCAACGCGGCGGTGCTTTTGAATAATAAGTTGGAGCCTATCGGCACCCGTATATTCGGGCCGGTAACCCGTGAATTACGCAACGAGAAGTTCATGAAGATCGTCTCGCTTGCTCCAGAAGTGCTTTAA
- the rpsQ gene encoding 30S ribosomal protein S17: MSANDKIERTLTGRVVSNKMNKSITVQIDRVVRHPVYGKYIRRSSKIHVHDENNQCQEGDLVTIRQCRPVSKTKSWMLVEVVEQAS; this comes from the coding sequence ATGAGCGCGAACGACAAGATCGAGCGTACGCTCACCGGCCGTGTGGTGAGCAACAAGATGAACAAGTCCATCACAGTGCAGATCGACCGCGTGGTCCGGCATCCGGTGTACGGCAAGTACATCCGCCGCTCCAGCAAGATCCACGTGCATGATGAAAACAACCAGTGTCAGGAAGGCGACCTGGTGACGATCCGCCAGTGCCGGCCGGTCTCCAAGACCAAGTCCTGGATGCTGGTGGAAGTGGTCGAACAGGCGAGCTGA
- the rpmC gene encoding 50S ribosomal protein L29 yields MNASELRTKTAAELREELNGLLREEFNLRMQRATGQLARPHHFQRVRKDIARIKTVLNEQANAGDAA; encoded by the coding sequence ATGAACGCGAGTGAACTGAGAACCAAGACTGCCGCGGAGCTGCGCGAAGAGTTGAACGGTTTGTTGCGCGAGGAATTCAATCTGCGGATGCAGCGTGCGACCGGTCAGCTGGCCCGTCCGCACCACTTCCAACGTGTGCGCAAGGATATCGCCCGTATCAAGACGGTGCTGAACGAACAAGCCAACGCAGGTGACGCAGCATGA
- the rplP gene encoding 50S ribosomal protein L16, whose protein sequence is MLQPKRTKFRKQHKGRNTGLATSGNRVSFGEFALKATTRGRITARQIEAARRAITRHVKRGGKIWIRVFPDVPITKKPLEVRMGSGKGNVEYWVARIQPGRVLYEIEGVTEEIAREAFRLAAAKLPVQTTFTTRTVM, encoded by the coding sequence ATGTTGCAGCCGAAAAGAACCAAATTCCGCAAGCAGCACAAGGGCCGCAATACCGGCCTGGCGACTTCGGGCAACCGCGTGAGCTTTGGTGAGTTCGCGCTCAAGGCGACCACCCGCGGCCGTATCACGGCACGCCAGATCGAGGCGGCGCGCCGGGCAATCACCCGTCATGTCAAGCGCGGCGGCAAAATCTGGATCCGCGTATTCCCAGACGTGCCGATTACCAAAAAGCCCCTGGAAGTGCGTATGGGCAGCGGCAAGGGCAACGTCGAGTACTGGGTGGCCCGGATTCAGCCCGGCCGCGTGCTGTATGAGATTGAGGGTGTGACCGAAGAGATTGCCCGCGAGGCGTTTCGTCTGGCCGCGGCCAAGCTGCCCGTGCAGACCACCTTCACGACCCGGACGGTGATGTGA